A genomic region of Rhodohalobacter sp. SW132 contains the following coding sequences:
- a CDS encoding patatin-like phospholipase family protein, with protein MCTLFLIANNIDTHAFPNQSAINDSLRIGLVLSGGGAKGIAHIGVIEAIEEAGIRIDYISGTSMGALVGGLYAMGYTTEQLREIVESNNFNELFLDRRRRVYISNYEKLSDERALLSIPISGRGISLPSGVISGQNIYTLLSRLSWNMGHIRDFDDLPVPFTAVATDLETGNDAVLRSGYLPDALRASISIPSIFTPIEIEDRIYVDGGLIRNLPVQDALDMGANYTIAVYVGSKLEDRSRLNSLTSILNQTVSFRINENVERQQDLADYFVEVTGLEDFTAADFGRADTLLKIGRHIGQQHLEAFREIAEMQNTSPAYRPGAGPPEPLLISQIVIEGNTIYEDAVLINLLGFVPGSKLDPDIIEESISQLYSSTFIKNVHYRVEDIGGEFVLHIRVIEDLENKFRLGARYENKTKASILLNASFQNLIHSGSLTQFEARLGEQLNFRVEHTYFSIMGSRSAFLSAFEFENEVVEWYAGNDIVSRHDNTILRGELSWGNYFSTNNLIAFGVRKGFTQQSNQINQDQIRSTDRDYHALFVRYMRDKLNRKSFPVGGRKLKFQSFVSDQVIFSPIDFSSTSFNYQINTSISSGLTFRNSIWLGYSTGSELPWGYWISPNRHDPFLDVLRFGGADRYQLSSRNAQVVSTGIQIEPFYHWFIGLDAFGGRFLNNWDTDLNQNDIDFSFSLSLGTLTLLGPIELILSRSRFYNFHTELHVGFRF; from the coding sequence ATGTGCACACTTTTTTTAATAGCAAATAATATCGACACACATGCTTTCCCGAATCAGTCAGCAATTAATGATTCTCTCAGAATTGGGTTGGTTCTCTCAGGTGGGGGAGCGAAAGGAATCGCACATATCGGCGTAATTGAAGCCATTGAAGAAGCCGGGATCCGTATTGACTACATTTCGGGTACAAGCATGGGGGCACTTGTTGGAGGGCTTTATGCTATGGGATACACTACAGAGCAATTGAGGGAAATCGTGGAGTCAAACAATTTCAATGAACTGTTTCTCGACAGAAGAAGGCGGGTCTATATTTCGAACTACGAAAAATTATCGGACGAAAGGGCACTTTTGTCAATTCCAATCAGTGGCAGGGGAATCAGTTTGCCATCGGGAGTGATTTCAGGTCAGAACATTTACACACTACTATCACGTCTTTCATGGAATATGGGGCATATCAGAGATTTTGATGATCTGCCGGTTCCGTTTACTGCCGTGGCAACGGATCTTGAAACCGGTAATGACGCAGTCCTCAGAAGCGGTTATTTACCGGACGCTTTGAGGGCAAGTATCTCTATTCCATCCATATTTACACCCATTGAAATCGAAGACAGAATTTATGTTGATGGAGGTTTAATAAGAAATTTACCGGTACAGGATGCTCTTGATATGGGCGCAAATTATACAATTGCAGTATATGTCGGTTCAAAGCTGGAGGACCGGTCAAGGCTCAATTCCCTCACATCAATTCTCAATCAAACCGTCTCGTTCAGAATAAATGAAAATGTGGAGCGTCAGCAAGATCTGGCTGACTATTTTGTAGAGGTTACAGGTCTGGAGGATTTTACAGCTGCTGATTTCGGGAGAGCGGATACACTGCTTAAAATTGGGCGTCATATCGGTCAGCAACATCTTGAAGCGTTCAGGGAAATAGCCGAAATGCAGAATACCAGTCCGGCTTACAGACCCGGGGCAGGCCCACCGGAACCTCTGCTGATCAGTCAGATCGTAATTGAGGGAAACACAATCTATGAAGATGCTGTGTTAATAAATCTTTTGGGCTTCGTTCCGGGATCAAAACTTGACCCTGATATCATTGAAGAGAGCATCAGCCAGTTATACAGTTCTACGTTCATCAAAAATGTTCACTACAGAGTTGAAGATATTGGGGGCGAATTTGTATTACATATTAGGGTCATTGAAGACCTGGAAAACAAGTTCAGATTAGGTGCACGATATGAAAATAAAACCAAAGCTTCGATTTTATTGAATGCAAGCTTTCAGAATTTAATTCATAGCGGATCACTCACGCAATTTGAAGCAAGGTTAGGTGAACAACTTAACTTCAGAGTGGAACACACATATTTCAGTATAATGGGTTCCAGAAGTGCATTTTTAAGCGCGTTTGAATTTGAGAATGAAGTGGTTGAGTGGTATGCAGGCAATGATATTGTGTCGAGACACGATAACACGATTCTGAGGGGAGAACTCTCCTGGGGAAACTATTTCAGCACAAATAATTTAATCGCTTTTGGTGTACGTAAAGGTTTCACCCAGCAGAGTAACCAGATCAATCAGGATCAGATACGCTCAACAGATCGTGATTATCATGCGCTTTTTGTCAGGTACATGAGAGATAAGCTGAATCGTAAATCATTTCCGGTAGGAGGAAGAAAGTTAAAATTCCAAAGCTTTGTAAGTGATCAGGTAATTTTCAGCCCCATTGATTTTTCTTCAACAAGTTTCAACTACCAGATCAATACATCAATAAGCAGCGGGCTGACTTTTCGAAATTCGATCTGGCTGGGTTATTCTACCGGCAGTGAACTGCCCTGGGGGTACTGGATTTCACCAAACCGTCATGATCCCTTTCTGGATGTTCTTCGTTTCGGTGGTGCAGACAGGTACCAGCTTTCTTCAAGAAATGCACAGGTGGTTTCAACCGGCATCCAGATTGAGCCGTTTTATCACTGGTTTATAGGTCTGGATGCGTTTGGGGGGAGGTTTTTAAATAACTGGGACACCGATCTGAATCAAAACGACATTGATTTCTCTTTTTCATTAAGTCTCGGGACACTTACGTTGCTGGGCCCTATTGAATTAATTCTCTCACGCTCAAGATTCTACAACTTCCACACCGAACTTCATGTGGGATTCAGATTTTAG
- a CDS encoding alpha/beta fold hydrolase — translation MAKVILWWITGICVILILWIFVAYLMSMNRAYERISGKSSVISSPFGNIEYMEGGNVSGDPVLVVHGAGGGFDQGELIAETVLDDQFRWIIPSRFGYLGSSLPENATWDDQADAYAYLLDHLEVEKAAVVAMSQGGPSALLFAVNYPERVSSLTCISCGVAASESEFQAGANKKGNALKVIFTYNFPYWAISKLFKKQFMGILGVDEEVVAGLTPGQFEMVEYFIDSMNPAAPRSTGAAFDNEATLPGGRIASIKAPTLIIHAKDDLLQLYHNAEFTASAIAGSMLMSYESGGHILMAVEQEAIRPAVYNHIIAPEESMNISIE, via the coding sequence ATGGCAAAAGTCATTCTATGGTGGATAACAGGCATATGTGTGATTTTGATACTCTGGATCTTTGTTGCATACCTGATGAGTATGAACCGGGCATATGAACGGATCAGCGGAAAGAGCTCCGTAATCTCCTCGCCCTTTGGCAATATCGAATACATGGAAGGTGGAAACGTCTCCGGTGATCCCGTTCTGGTCGTTCACGGAGCCGGCGGCGGATTCGATCAGGGTGAACTAATTGCAGAGACGGTACTGGATGATCAGTTTCGCTGGATCATCCCATCCCGTTTTGGATACCTGGGATCTTCACTTCCGGAAAATGCCACGTGGGATGACCAGGCCGATGCGTATGCCTATCTGCTCGATCATTTGGAGGTTGAAAAAGCTGCCGTTGTAGCCATGTCTCAGGGCGGTCCTTCGGCGCTGCTTTTTGCTGTAAACTATCCTGAACGGGTATCATCCCTGACCTGCATCTCGTGTGGGGTGGCAGCTTCAGAATCTGAGTTTCAGGCCGGGGCAAACAAAAAGGGCAATGCTCTGAAGGTGATTTTCACCTACAATTTTCCTTACTGGGCAATATCAAAACTGTTCAAAAAACAGTTTATGGGGATACTTGGAGTAGATGAAGAAGTCGTTGCCGGGCTCACTCCCGGGCAGTTTGAGATGGTGGAATACTTTATCGACTCTATGAATCCTGCTGCGCCGCGATCAACAGGGGCTGCCTTTGATAACGAAGCCACGCTGCCGGGCGGCCGGATTGCTTCCATCAAGGCACCGACCCTTATTATCCATGCAAAAGATGATCTGCTGCAGCTCTATCACAATGCCGAATTTACGGCTTCTGCCATTGCGGGATCTATGTTGATGAGTTATGAGTCTGGCGGTCATATTCTTATGGCTGTTGAGCAGGAGGCGATCAGACCGGCCGTATATAACCATATTATTGCTCCCGAAGAAAGCATGAATATTTCAATAGAATAA
- a CDS encoding alpha/beta fold hydrolase gives MNHFLFIIAVSFMITGCFARTSDINEPNAISDLIAIEIGGMDQWIMIRGEDRSNPILLWLHGGPGAAQMPVHRAFNRDLEKEFVVVHWDQRGAGKSNHRGFDENSMSLNRFIEDTHELTAYLKERFDQEKIFLLGHSWGTQLGILTVQRYPDDYLGFISVAQVVHPQRAEEISYEWLSKQVEERGSSRQMRKFDDLGPPLYDEHDRYVTFAKMKDAFGGSMDVGMGRLAWISFGAIEYTIGDYVKWLRGANRGSGPMWQELRDFDLFRDVPSIGVPVWFIVGENDYNTPAKLVEEFYQFVDAPEGKTLFVFEGAAHAPFMGDPERFNREVIRIKQSVFNGEEK, from the coding sequence ATGAATCATTTCCTGTTCATAATTGCAGTGTCTTTTATGATAACAGGCTGTTTTGCAAGAACTTCGGACATCAATGAGCCGAACGCCATTTCAGATCTAATTGCAATTGAAATCGGAGGGATGGATCAATGGATCATGATTCGCGGAGAAGACAGATCAAACCCAATTCTGCTCTGGCTGCATGGCGGGCCGGGCGCAGCACAGATGCCGGTTCATCGGGCGTTCAATCGTGATCTGGAAAAAGAGTTTGTGGTGGTGCACTGGGATCAGCGCGGAGCGGGCAAGTCGAACCACAGAGGATTCGATGAAAACTCGATGTCTCTGAACCGCTTCATCGAAGATACTCATGAATTGACGGCCTATCTGAAAGAGCGCTTTGATCAGGAGAAAATCTTCCTGCTTGGTCACTCATGGGGTACCCAGCTGGGAATACTTACCGTTCAGCGTTACCCGGACGACTACCTTGGGTTTATTTCGGTTGCCCAGGTTGTGCATCCACAACGGGCCGAAGAAATTTCTTATGAGTGGCTGAGTAAGCAGGTGGAAGAACGTGGATCAAGCCGGCAAATGAGAAAGTTTGACGACCTTGGGCCGCCTCTATACGATGAACATGATCGCTATGTGACATTCGCAAAAATGAAGGATGCTTTTGGTGGCAGCATGGATGTCGGAATGGGACGGCTGGCCTGGATATCATTCGGAGCTATTGAATATACGATCGGTGATTATGTAAAATGGCTTCGCGGGGCAAATCGCGGCAGCGGGCCGATGTGGCAAGAGTTACGCGATTTTGACCTTTTCAGGGATGTTCCCTCCATCGGTGTGCCGGTATGGTTTATTGTGGGCGAAAACGACTACAACACTCCCGCCAAATTGGTCGAAGAGTTTTATCAATTTGTGGATGCCCCAGAAGGGAAAACGTTATTTGTGTTTGAAGGAGCGGCACATGCCCCGTTTATGGGAGATCCGGAGCGGTTTAACAGGGAAGTGATCAGGATTAAACAGTCGGTATTTAATGGGGAGGAGAAATAA